The Camelina sativa cultivar DH55 unplaced genomic scaffold, Cs unpScaffold08521, whole genome shotgun sequence genome contains the following window.
AAAAAATGACAGATGAAGATAGGTTATTACCAATAGCCAATGTAGGGAGACTTATGAAGCAAATCTTACCATCAAATGCGAAGATctcaaaagaagcaaaacaaacagTTCAAGAGTGTGCAACGGAGTTCATAAGCTTTGTTACATGCGAAGCCTCGGACAAGTGCCACAGGGAGAATCGAAAGACGGTGAATGGTGACGACATCTGGTGGGCTCTCAGCACT
Protein-coding sequences here:
- the LOC104775087 gene encoding nuclear transcription factor Y subunit B-4 is translated as MTDEDRLLPIANVGRLMKQILPSNAKISKEAKQTVQECATEFISFVTCEASDKCHRENRKTVNGDDIWWALSTLGLDNYADAVGRHLHKYREAERERAEHNKGSNDSGNEKGPSTRSDLQSQSTKFIRVVEKGSSSTAR